Proteins found in one Pontibacter sp. SGAir0037 genomic segment:
- a CDS encoding efflux RND transporter periplasmic adaptor subunit, translating into MEQATNVSGRTIKKIYRGLAGYALLALLLNACGGNEQQAQTQEKAEAEQAVAVEAQVIQVQTLPQQISYTGNIEPWEQALIAGQTGVRIDRIHVQEGDQVRKGQVLATMNSTQLNQAKTQLDLARRNVTRLDTLYRIGSVSGQQFDQAQTEYQNALSNYNNLAQNTRLTANFNGVITGKYFTSGEIFSPSADAPAILSMMQIDPVKVTIRVGEAYFTRVNEGMQATVLSDVYPDQEFTGQVYRKSPTIDRGSRTFQTEIRIDNKDRRLRPGMFARVTLNLGEAEGIYIPTSAVVNQQGTTNQFVYVVEGDRVRRTAVETGNRYEELIQIQSGLEAGQRIVTEGMGKLNEGSLVRIMNNPGQVSEQ; encoded by the coding sequence ATGGAACAGGCAACTAACGTATCAGGGAGAACAATAAAGAAAATTTACCGCGGCTTAGCGGGGTATGCGCTACTGGCACTTTTGCTGAACGCTTGCGGTGGCAACGAACAACAAGCCCAAACGCAGGAGAAGGCAGAAGCTGAACAGGCCGTTGCGGTGGAAGCCCAAGTTATACAGGTACAGACGCTGCCTCAGCAGATCAGCTATACAGGAAATATTGAACCCTGGGAACAGGCTCTTATTGCAGGCCAAACAGGTGTCAGGATAGACCGAATACATGTGCAGGAGGGAGACCAGGTAAGAAAGGGGCAGGTGCTGGCGACCATGAATTCAACTCAGTTGAACCAGGCCAAAACACAGCTCGATCTGGCAAGGCGAAATGTTACCCGCCTCGATACTTTATATCGCATTGGCTCTGTATCTGGGCAGCAGTTTGATCAGGCCCAGACAGAGTATCAGAATGCGCTGAGCAATTACAACAACCTGGCACAGAATACCCGCCTTACGGCCAACTTTAACGGTGTGATAACAGGTAAATACTTTACTTCAGGCGAAATCTTTTCGCCCTCTGCCGATGCGCCCGCTATCTTGTCTATGATGCAGATTGATCCTGTAAAAGTAACCATTCGTGTAGGTGAGGCATATTTTACAAGAGTGAATGAAGGAATGCAGGCAACCGTGCTTTCAGATGTGTACCCGGACCAGGAGTTTACAGGACAGGTATACCGGAAATCGCCTACAATCGACAGAGGCAGCCGCACTTTTCAGACGGAAATACGCATCGATAACAAAGACAGGAGGTTGCGCCCCGGTATGTTTGCCCGTGTAACCTTAAACCTGGGAGAAGCAGAAGGTATTTACATTCCGACCTCTGCTGTTGTCAACCAGCAAGGTACGACCAACCAGTTTGTATATGTGGTGGAGGGTGATCGTGTTCGACGTACGGCTGTGGAGACAGGTAACCGCTACGAAGAACTGATTCAGATACAGTCTGGGCTTGAGGCAGGGCAACGCATCGTAACGGAAGGTATGGGTAAGCTGAACGAAGGCTCCCTGGTAAGAATCATGAATAATCCCGGACAGGTTTCTGAACAGTAA
- a CDS encoding efflux RND transporter permease subunit: protein MNIFKLAIFRPVATIMVFLALMVFGVYSTLNLPVDLFPEIDPPIITVISTYQGAGALEVEQNVTRQLEDQFSTLNDLDEITSSSVDNLSIITIEFDWNANLDEASNNIRDALSRAQPLLPDDVDEPVIYRFNASSIPVITLAATAKESYPNLRQILDNQLVTPLNRIPGVGAVNIQGGPVREIQINIDPQRMRAYGVDINQISQALSNENLVIPAGDITVGRQQYNVRIDAEFKTVEEINQIVVRNTPQGGIIYVQDVAEVRDAINEENRLEVVNGGNAITISVQKQNNANTVEVAKQVLARLPELERTLPPDVKIQTVVDTSRYIVNSVNNLSEVLIYAVVFVVLVVFIFLRKWRATFIVALTIPFSLIGAFIYLSITGNTLNLISLSSLSIALGMVVDDAIVVLENITTYIERGTKPREAALYGTNEVGVAVVATTLTVVAVFLPLTFLTGMTGIWFGQLGAIVVVTIVISTLAALTLIPMMSSKLFKEKKKDNKLRNSFRHKLDRSVENVLGRMDRGYKNILGWSLTHKALVVVLAVVLFVGSLLLVPRIGTEFMPQADNARLMITLELPTGRSPQSALPTIEKVEAIFKEHVPELEIISSGIGSSTQGGGSIMGGASTGSNIIDINASLVPVDQRDRTVFEIAEVLREKFRDIPEIIDFSVSTQGGPSAGAPVAINIIGNDLEQISGIADRIVARLEQIEGVRNASVDRGDPQPALQIDLDRNRLAPLGLNTGAVGQSIRSMIAGQTATEYREQGEEFDVVVRYGAPFRQSIEDVRRMTITTPDGNLVEVGSLGEVREIFTPPNIERIGRERAVGVTADLLETPLNVVTAQMEDFIQNELDVPSGVEIEFGGDIEEQQDAFGDLFLLLGLSIILVYIVMAAQFESLKDPFIIMFSLPFAFTGVMLALVFTNTKLSVIAFVGGIILVGIVVKNAIVLVDYIQLLRGRGLSLFDSIVESGASRLRPVLMTTLTTLLAMVPLAISKGEGSETWKPMAVAVIGGLTFSTLITLVFVPVMYAIFHRKRKHKVSLLAG from the coding sequence ATGAACATATTTAAATTAGCCATATTCCGTCCTGTTGCCACCATTATGGTGTTTCTGGCCCTGATGGTGTTTGGCGTATACTCTACTTTAAATCTGCCTGTAGATCTGTTTCCGGAAATAGATCCGCCTATTATTACCGTTATTTCAACTTACCAGGGTGCAGGTGCCCTGGAGGTGGAGCAGAACGTAACGCGGCAACTCGAAGACCAGTTCAGTACGCTGAACGATCTCGATGAAATCACCTCCAGTTCGGTAGATAATTTATCGATCATTACCATTGAATTTGACTGGAACGCAAACCTGGATGAGGCCTCCAATAACATTCGGGATGCCTTGAGCAGGGCACAGCCGCTGCTGCCCGACGATGTAGATGAGCCGGTGATTTATCGGTTCAATGCCAGTAGCATTCCTGTTATCACCCTCGCGGCCACGGCAAAAGAAAGTTATCCTAACCTGAGGCAGATACTCGACAACCAACTGGTAACGCCTCTCAACAGGATTCCGGGAGTAGGTGCTGTAAATATACAGGGAGGGCCAGTCCGCGAAATCCAGATCAACATAGATCCGCAGCGCATGCGTGCTTATGGGGTAGACATAAACCAGATATCGCAGGCACTCAGCAACGAGAACCTGGTTATTCCGGCCGGTGATATTACCGTTGGTCGGCAGCAGTACAACGTGCGGATAGATGCAGAGTTTAAAACGGTGGAGGAGATAAACCAGATCGTGGTGAGGAACACGCCACAGGGCGGTATTATTTATGTGCAGGATGTAGCCGAGGTACGCGATGCTATTAACGAAGAGAATCGCCTGGAAGTGGTAAACGGGGGCAACGCAATTACCATATCGGTGCAGAAGCAGAACAATGCCAATACCGTGGAGGTAGCCAAGCAGGTGCTGGCAAGGCTGCCGGAGCTGGAGCGTACGCTTCCGCCTGATGTAAAAATACAGACGGTGGTAGATACTTCCCGCTACATCGTGAATTCTGTAAACAACTTATCGGAAGTGCTGATTTATGCCGTTGTGTTTGTGGTGCTAGTTGTATTTATATTTCTTCGGAAATGGCGGGCAACTTTTATTGTGGCGCTTACCATTCCTTTTTCGCTTATCGGCGCCTTTATCTATCTCTCAATTACGGGCAATACGTTAAACCTTATCTCGCTTTCCTCGCTTTCCATAGCTTTGGGCATGGTGGTAGACGATGCCATTGTGGTGCTCGAAAACATTACCACTTACATTGAAAGAGGTACCAAGCCCAGGGAAGCAGCCTTGTACGGCACCAACGAAGTAGGTGTGGCAGTGGTTGCTACTACGCTCACTGTTGTTGCTGTATTCCTTCCGCTCACCTTCCTGACCGGTATGACTGGTATCTGGTTTGGGCAGTTGGGTGCCATTGTGGTGGTAACTATTGTTATTTCTACGCTAGCAGCCCTTACACTTATCCCGATGATGTCTTCTAAACTTTTTAAGGAAAAGAAAAAAGACAACAAACTCCGCAACAGTTTCCGGCACAAACTCGACCGGAGTGTGGAAAATGTATTGGGCCGCATGGACAGAGGTTATAAAAACATTTTAGGATGGTCGCTTACGCACAAGGCGCTGGTTGTTGTGCTGGCAGTTGTTTTGTTTGTGGGGTCGCTGCTTCTGGTGCCGAGAATCGGAACAGAGTTCATGCCGCAGGCTGATAACGCCCGGCTCATGATCACGCTGGAATTACCAACGGGCCGCAGCCCGCAGAGCGCACTGCCAACTATCGAAAAGGTGGAGGCTATCTTTAAGGAGCATGTGCCGGAACTGGAAATAATTTCTTCGGGCATAGGTTCCAGTACACAAGGTGGCGGAAGTATTATGGGCGGTGCAAGTACAGGCTCTAATATCATCGATATTAATGCATCGCTGGTGCCAGTCGACCAGCGCGACAGAACTGTTTTTGAGATTGCGGAAGTGCTGCGGGAGAAGTTCCGGGATATTCCGGAAATCATCGATTTTTCTGTTAGCACGCAGGGCGGACCTAGTGCCGGAGCGCCTGTTGCTATAAATATTATCGGCAACGACCTGGAGCAGATTTCCGGAATAGCAGACAGAATTGTTGCCCGGCTGGAGCAGATTGAAGGGGTAAGAAATGCCAGTGTAGACCGTGGCGATCCGCAGCCCGCCCTGCAAATTGACCTGGACCGGAACCGGCTGGCTCCCTTAGGGCTGAACACCGGAGCAGTAGGACAGAGCATCCGTAGTATGATTGCCGGCCAGACTGCTACCGAGTACCGGGAGCAAGGCGAGGAGTTTGATGTGGTTGTCCGTTACGGTGCTCCTTTCAGGCAGAGTATAGAGGATGTTAGGCGAATGACCATTACCACACCGGATGGGAACCTGGTAGAAGTTGGTTCGCTTGGCGAAGTGCGTGAAATCTTTACACCACCCAATATTGAGCGCATAGGGCGGGAACGTGCTGTAGGCGTAACCGCAGATTTGCTGGAAACACCTTTAAACGTGGTAACGGCACAAATGGAAGACTTTATTCAGAATGAGCTGGATGTGCCTTCGGGAGTGGAAATTGAGTTTGGCGGAGACATTGAAGAGCAGCAGGATGCCTTCGGGGATTTGTTCCTGCTGCTGGGGCTCAGTATTATTTTAGTATACATTGTAATGGCTGCCCAGTTCGAGTCGCTGAAAGATCCCTTTATTATTATGTTCTCACTGCCTTTTGCCTTTACGGGTGTGATGCTGGCCCTGGTATTTACCAACACCAAACTTAGTGTGATTGCATTTGTGGGAGGCATTATACTAGTGGGTATAGTGGTGAAAAACGCCATCGTATTGGTAGACTACATTCAGTTGCTCCGTGGCAGAGGGCTGTCGCTGTTCGATTCTATAGTGGAGTCAGGTGCTTCCAGGCTGCGCCCTGTGCTCATGACTACGCTTACCACTTTGCTAGCCATGGTTCCACTGGCTATCAGCAAGGGCGAAGGCTCCGAAACCTGGAAACCAATGG